One window from the genome of Periophthalmus magnuspinnatus isolate fPerMag1 chromosome 18, fPerMag1.2.pri, whole genome shotgun sequence encodes:
- the per1b gene encoding period circadian protein homolog 1b isoform X2 produces MSYDNSKTGASRSTRSRVARAEEKDSEQEVRPDRLDVSKNSQSGTSSTQQQRNGSEGCSSSPSGASGSGGSSRDQRGPNSDDMDGLSSGNDSGERESDSRGRQSTRSSHSSNGKDSGMMLETTESHKSSNSQSLSPPSGSLAYSMLSNSSEHDPPSTSGCSSDQSARLQTQKELMKAIKELKLRLPAERKAKGHSSTLNALKYALQCVRQVRANKEYYHQWSVEECQGCSLDLSTFTIEELDNITSEYTLKNTDTFSMAVSFLSGKVVYVSPQGSSLLRCKPECLQGTVFSELLAPQDISTFYSSTAPCRLPTWASCIGSASPPVDCTQEKSMFCRINANRTQGGEMRYYPFRLTPYQLTLRDSDAAEPQPCCLLIAERVHSGYEAPRIPPDKRIFTTSHTPSCLFQEVDERAVPLLGHLPQDLVGTPILLSIHPEDRPMMVAIHEKIFQFAGQPVDYSPLRMCARSGEYLTLDTSWSSFVNPWSRKVAFIVGRHKVRTSPLNEDVFTMPPGGETRVTPDMVQLSEQIHRLLVQPVHSGSSQGYSSLGSSGSRGSHRSHQQHLSASATSSSDSNGPALDEARAVALHKPMTFQQICKDVHTVKTNGQQVFIESRNRPPPRKNTSIGVASNLRAISSDPVRGLITDMAKPPKALAPAPLVQKEATTGYSYQQINCLDSIIRYLESCNIPNTVKRKCGSSSCTASSTSDDDKQQEASGTNKDIVMEEAPTTPTLAVPSTVPTPPPATVSTPPSSSIIAPPSLPPPPPPPLPQATQSERDTRRSGSGGRLGLTKEVLSAHTQQEEQAFLDRFKDLSKLRVFDQTTSSTVHCPTPAINPLSRGVRCSRDYPAAGNSTGRRGRGGKRLKHQESSEQHSSMCSRRDPRATTMPMPLPMNMPLGPPTTSSSWPSVGSQASIPSAPFPPGMLPVYPLYPPLTQPLSVPDPTRFPPAQMVPPMMALVLPNYMFPQMGAPMSQPGATGHFFNPNFAYPGTAPVTGPSVVSNPVPISNPVPIPGTGAPSRSSTPQSYSHTPADREGAESPLFQSRCSSPLNLLQLEESPSNRLEVATALGASQQTTPSAQGGTPGAQSVSNQRGADDTSKENENGEANESNHDADAMSTSSDLLDLLLQEDSRSGTGSAASGSGSSGSGSGSNGCSSSGTGCTSSSQGSHTSKYFGSIDSSENDHSRKQPAGGSSSAGGDGGEEQFIKCVLQDPIWLLMANTDDKVMMTYQLPIRDRESVLREDREALRNMQKQQPRFTEEQKRELSQVHPWIRTGRLPRAINIPACTGCKSPPCVLPTQPYDVEIHEMELCSVLKSEECDPGKDKENIETIMDEPHPEEDEDEEEKADKSPAETAKQHRTNSHSSEENSAPAESHMAL; encoded by the exons ATGAGTTATGACAACTCTAAAACAGGGGCCAGCAGAAGCACTCGGAGCAGAGTGGCAAGGGCCGAGGAGAAGGACTCTGAGCAGGAAGTTCGTCCTGACAGGTTAGATGTCTCCAAAAACAGTCAGTCTGGTACTAGCagcacacagcagcagaggaaTGGCTCTGAgggctgctcctcttctcccagTGGAGCCTCTGGTTCTGGGGGCTCGTCCAGAGACCAGAGGGGTCCCAACTCTGATGACATGGACGGACTGTCCAGCGGGAATGAttctggggagagggagagtgactCTCGAGGGCGCCAGTCCACTCGCAGCTCACACAGCTCCAATGGGAAAGACTCCGGTATGATGCTGGAGACCACAGAGAGCCACAAGAG CTCCAACTCACAGAGCCTGTCCCCTCCCAGTGGCTCCCTGGCCTACAGCATGTTGTCCAACAGCTCGGAGCACGATCCACCATCCACCTCTGGCTGCAGCAGTGACCAGTCAGCCCGTCTGCAGACTCAGAAGGAGCTCATGAAGGCCATCAAGGAGCTCAAGCTCCGCCTCCCAGCAGAACGTAAGGCCAAGGGCCACTCCAGCACTCTCAATGCTCTGAAGTATGCACTTCAGTGTGTCAGACAAGTGCGAG CTAACAAAGAGTATTACCACCAGTGGAGTGTCGAGGAGTGCCAGGGCTGCAGTCTGGACCTGTCAACTTTCACCATCGAGGAGCTGGACAACATCACCTCAGAGTACACCCTCAAAAACACT GACACCTTCTCCATGGCAGTATCGTTCTTGTCGGGGAAGGTGGTGTACGTGTCCCCTCAGGGCTCATCACTGCTTCGCTGTAAACCAGAGTGTCTCCAGGGGACAGTTTTCTCTGAGCTATTGGCACCACAGGACATCAGTACTTTCTACAGCAGCACAGCCCCCTGCCGCCTGCCTACTTGGGCTTCATGCATTGGTTCTG CATCTCCACCTGTTGACTGCACACAAGAGAAATCTATGTTCTGTCGCATCAACGCAAATCGAACACAAGGGGGCGAGATGCGCTATTACCCCTTCCGCCTCACGCCGTACCAGCTCACCCTGAGGGACTCGGATGCGGCAGAGCCACAGCCCTGCTGCTTGCTCATCGCAGAAAGGGTCCACTCTGGATACGAAG CACCCCGGATCCCTCCAGACAAGAGGATCTTCACCACCAGCCACACTCCCAGCTGCCTCTTTCAGGAAGTCGATGAGAG aGCTGTACCACTGCTTGGACACCTGCCTCAGGACTTGGTGGGGACTCCCATTCTCCTTTCTATTCATCCTGAGGACCGGCCCATGATGGTGGCTATACATGAGAAAA TCTTTCAGTTTGCAGGGCAGCCAGTTGACTATTCTCCTCTGAGGATGTGTGCCCGTAGTGGGGAGTACCTAACCCTGGATACCAGCTGGTCTTCCTTCGTCAACCCCTGGAGTCGGAAAGTGGCCTTCATCGTTGGCCGCCATAAAGTCAGAAC GAGCCCCCTGAATGAGGACGTATTCACCATGCCCCCGGGTGGAGAGACTCGCGTCACCCCAGACATGGTGCAGCTGAGTGAGCAGATCCACAGACTCTTGGTGCAGCCTGTCCACAGCGGCAGCTCACAGGGCTACAGCTCCCTGGGCTCCAGTGGCTCCCGGGGGTCTCACCGTTCCCACCAGCAGCATCTCAGCGCCTCCGCCACTTCATCCAGTGACAGTAATGGACCCGCCCTGGACGAGGCCAGGGCTGTAGCACTGCACAAACCA ATGACTTTCCAGCAGATCTGCAAAGATGTTCATACAGTCAAAACCAATGGACAACAAGTTTTTATTGAGTCACGCAACAGGCCGCCACCAAGAAAAAACACCAGCATAG GAGTGGCTAGTAACCTCCGAGCGATCAGCAGTGACCCGGTAAGAGGACTGATCACCGACATGGCCAAACCTCCCAAAGCCCtggctcctgctcctctggtgCAGAAAGAAGCCACCACAGGCTACTCGTATCAGCAGATCAACTGTTTGGACAGCATCATCAG GTACTTGGAGAGCTGTAACATTCCCAACACAGTAAAAAGAAAGTGTGGTTCTTCCTCTTGCACGGCATCCTCAACTTCTGATGACGACAAACAGCAAGAAGCCAGTGGCACCAATAAAG ATATCGTCATGGAGGAGGCTCCGACCACTCCCACTCtggctgttcctagtactgtccctactcctcctcctgctaCTGTCTCTACTCCTCCTAGCAGCAGCATCATTGCTCCCCCATCTCTGCCTCCCCCTCCCCCGCCACCCCTCCCTCAGGCCACGCAGTCAGAGCGGGACACCCGGAGGAGTGGCAGCGGGGGCCGCCTGGGGCTCACTAAGGAGGTGCTGTCTGCACACAcccagcaggaggagcaggcctTTCTGGATCGCTTTAAGGACCTCAGCAAACTTCGAGTGTTCGACCAGACCACCTCTTCCACTGTGCACTGTCCCACCCCTGCAATTAACCCCTTGTCCAGAG GTGTGCGCTGTTCCCGTGACTACCCAGCTGCAGGAAACAGCACAGGTCGTCGGGGTCGTGGGGGCAAGAGGCTGAAACATCAGGAGTCATCAGAGCAGCACAGCTCTATGTGCAGCCGCAGAGACCCCCGGGCCACCACCATGCCAATGCCTCTGCCCATGAACATGCCCCTTGGCCCCCCCACCACGTCCTCCTCCTGGCCTTCTGTGGGCTCACAGGCCAGCATCCCCTCTGCCCCTTTCCCCCCTGGGATGCTTCCAGTCTACCCTCTGTATCCGCCACTCACGCAGCCGCTATCTGTCCCAGATCCAACTAGATTCCCCCCGGCTCAGATGGTTCCACCCATGATGGCCCTGGTtctgccaaactacatgttccCTCAGATGGGAGCCCCCATGTCCCAGCCAGGGGCCACAGGACACTTTTTTAATCCCAACTTTGCGTATCCAGGCACCGCTCCAGTTACTGGACCAAGTGTTGTGTCTAACCCTGTTCCAATTTCTAACCCTGTTCCTATTCCGGGCACTGGTGCCCCGTCTCGTAGCAGTACCCCCCAGTCCTACAGCCACACCCCTGCTGACCGCGAGGGGGCCGAGTCCCCTCTCTTCCAGTCTCGCTGTTCATCCCCCCTCAACCTATTGCAGCTAGAAGAATCCCCCAGTAACAGGCTGGAGGTGGCCACCGCTCTTGGAGCGTCACAGCAAACCACACCCTCTGCACAAGGCGGGACACCTGGAGCACAGAGCGTATCCAATCAAAGGGGTGCTGATGACACCTCTAAAGAAAATGAAAAC GGTGAGGCCAACGAGTCAAACCATGATGCCGATGCCATGTCAACCTCCAGTGACCTTCTGGACCTGCTGCTGCAGGAGGACTCTCGCTCAGGGACGGGCTCAGCCGCCTCAGGCTCTGGCTCCTCAGGCTCAGGCTCTGGCTCTAATGGCTGCAGCTCGTCTGGCACTGGCTGCACCA GCAGCAGCCAGGGCAGCCACACCAGCAAATATTTTGGGAGCATTGACTCCTCTGAGAATGATCACTCTCGCAAacagccagcagggggcagcagtagTGCAGGGGGAGATGGTGGAGAAGAGCAGTTCATTAAGTGTGTCCTGCAAGACCCAATCTGGCTGCTCATGGCCAACACAGATGACAAGGTCATGATGACGTACCAGCTGCCTATCAG agacagggagagtgtGCTGCGTGAAGACCGCGAGGCTCTCAGAAACATGCAGAAACAGCAGCCTCGTTTCACcgaagagcagaagagagagctGAGCCAAGTGCACCCCTGGATCCGCACAGGACGCCTGCCGCGCGCCATCAACATCCCA GCCTGCACCGGCTGTAAGTCTCCCCCCTGTGTGCTCCCCACTCAGCCTTATGATGTGGAGATCCATGAGATGGAGCTGTGCAGCGTGCTCAAGTCTGAGGAGTGTGATCCTGGAAAAGACAAGGAAAATATAGAGACAATCATGGACGAGCCTCACCCAGAAGAagatgaggatgaagaggagaaagCTGACAAATCACCAGCAGAAACGGCAAAGCAGCACAGGACTAACTCCCACAGCAGTGAGGAGAACAGTGCTCCTGCTGAGTCTCACATGGCCCTATAG
- the per1b gene encoding period circadian protein homolog 1b isoform X1, with protein MSYDNSKTGASRSTRSRVARAEEKDSEQEVRPDRLDVSKNSQSGTSSTQQQRNGSEGCSSSPSGASGSGGSSRDQRGPNSDDMDGLSSGNDSGERESDSRGRQSTRSSHSSNGKDSGMMLETTESHKSSNSQSLSPPSGSLAYSMLSNSSEHDPPSTSGCSSDQSARLQTQKELMKAIKELKLRLPAERKAKGHSSTLNALKYALQCVRQVRANKEYYHQWSVEECQGCSLDLSTFTIEELDNITSEYTLKNTDTFSMAVSFLSGKVVYVSPQGSSLLRCKPECLQGTVFSELLAPQDISTFYSSTAPCRLPTWASCIGSASPPVDCTQEKSMFCRINANRTQGGEMRYYPFRLTPYQLTLRDSDAAEPQPCCLLIAERVHSGYEAPRIPPDKRIFTTSHTPSCLFQEVDERAVPLLGHLPQDLVGTPILLSIHPEDRPMMVAIHEKIFQFAGQPVDYSPLRMCARSGEYLTLDTSWSSFVNPWSRKVAFIVGRHKVRTSPLNEDVFTMPPGGETRVTPDMVQLSEQIHRLLVQPVHSGSSQGYSSLGSSGSRGSHRSHQQHLSASATSSSDSNGPALDEARAVALHKPMTFQQICKDVHTVKTNGQQVFIESRNRPPPRKNTSIGVASNLRAISSDPVRGLITDMAKPPKALAPAPLVQKEATTGYSYQQINCLDSIIRYLESCNIPNTVKRKCGSSSCTASSTSDDDKQQEASGTNKGGSVSLVGEPSSLPPLTLATKAESVASVTSQCSFSSTIVHVGDKKPPESDIVMEEAPTTPTLAVPSTVPTPPPATVSTPPSSSIIAPPSLPPPPPPPLPQATQSERDTRRSGSGGRLGLTKEVLSAHTQQEEQAFLDRFKDLSKLRVFDQTTSSTVHCPTPAINPLSRGVRCSRDYPAAGNSTGRRGRGGKRLKHQESSEQHSSMCSRRDPRATTMPMPLPMNMPLGPPTTSSSWPSVGSQASIPSAPFPPGMLPVYPLYPPLTQPLSVPDPTRFPPAQMVPPMMALVLPNYMFPQMGAPMSQPGATGHFFNPNFAYPGTAPVTGPSVVSNPVPISNPVPIPGTGAPSRSSTPQSYSHTPADREGAESPLFQSRCSSPLNLLQLEESPSNRLEVATALGASQQTTPSAQGGTPGAQSVSNQRGADDTSKENENGEANESNHDADAMSTSSDLLDLLLQEDSRSGTGSAASGSGSSGSGSGSNGCSSSGTGCTSSSQGSHTSKYFGSIDSSENDHSRKQPAGGSSSAGGDGGEEQFIKCVLQDPIWLLMANTDDKVMMTYQLPIRDRESVLREDREALRNMQKQQPRFTEEQKRELSQVHPWIRTGRLPRAINIPACTGCKSPPCVLPTQPYDVEIHEMELCSVLKSEECDPGKDKENIETIMDEPHPEEDEDEEEKADKSPAETAKQHRTNSHSSEENSAPAESHMAL; from the exons ATGAGTTATGACAACTCTAAAACAGGGGCCAGCAGAAGCACTCGGAGCAGAGTGGCAAGGGCCGAGGAGAAGGACTCTGAGCAGGAAGTTCGTCCTGACAGGTTAGATGTCTCCAAAAACAGTCAGTCTGGTACTAGCagcacacagcagcagaggaaTGGCTCTGAgggctgctcctcttctcccagTGGAGCCTCTGGTTCTGGGGGCTCGTCCAGAGACCAGAGGGGTCCCAACTCTGATGACATGGACGGACTGTCCAGCGGGAATGAttctggggagagggagagtgactCTCGAGGGCGCCAGTCCACTCGCAGCTCACACAGCTCCAATGGGAAAGACTCCGGTATGATGCTGGAGACCACAGAGAGCCACAAGAG CTCCAACTCACAGAGCCTGTCCCCTCCCAGTGGCTCCCTGGCCTACAGCATGTTGTCCAACAGCTCGGAGCACGATCCACCATCCACCTCTGGCTGCAGCAGTGACCAGTCAGCCCGTCTGCAGACTCAGAAGGAGCTCATGAAGGCCATCAAGGAGCTCAAGCTCCGCCTCCCAGCAGAACGTAAGGCCAAGGGCCACTCCAGCACTCTCAATGCTCTGAAGTATGCACTTCAGTGTGTCAGACAAGTGCGAG CTAACAAAGAGTATTACCACCAGTGGAGTGTCGAGGAGTGCCAGGGCTGCAGTCTGGACCTGTCAACTTTCACCATCGAGGAGCTGGACAACATCACCTCAGAGTACACCCTCAAAAACACT GACACCTTCTCCATGGCAGTATCGTTCTTGTCGGGGAAGGTGGTGTACGTGTCCCCTCAGGGCTCATCACTGCTTCGCTGTAAACCAGAGTGTCTCCAGGGGACAGTTTTCTCTGAGCTATTGGCACCACAGGACATCAGTACTTTCTACAGCAGCACAGCCCCCTGCCGCCTGCCTACTTGGGCTTCATGCATTGGTTCTG CATCTCCACCTGTTGACTGCACACAAGAGAAATCTATGTTCTGTCGCATCAACGCAAATCGAACACAAGGGGGCGAGATGCGCTATTACCCCTTCCGCCTCACGCCGTACCAGCTCACCCTGAGGGACTCGGATGCGGCAGAGCCACAGCCCTGCTGCTTGCTCATCGCAGAAAGGGTCCACTCTGGATACGAAG CACCCCGGATCCCTCCAGACAAGAGGATCTTCACCACCAGCCACACTCCCAGCTGCCTCTTTCAGGAAGTCGATGAGAG aGCTGTACCACTGCTTGGACACCTGCCTCAGGACTTGGTGGGGACTCCCATTCTCCTTTCTATTCATCCTGAGGACCGGCCCATGATGGTGGCTATACATGAGAAAA TCTTTCAGTTTGCAGGGCAGCCAGTTGACTATTCTCCTCTGAGGATGTGTGCCCGTAGTGGGGAGTACCTAACCCTGGATACCAGCTGGTCTTCCTTCGTCAACCCCTGGAGTCGGAAAGTGGCCTTCATCGTTGGCCGCCATAAAGTCAGAAC GAGCCCCCTGAATGAGGACGTATTCACCATGCCCCCGGGTGGAGAGACTCGCGTCACCCCAGACATGGTGCAGCTGAGTGAGCAGATCCACAGACTCTTGGTGCAGCCTGTCCACAGCGGCAGCTCACAGGGCTACAGCTCCCTGGGCTCCAGTGGCTCCCGGGGGTCTCACCGTTCCCACCAGCAGCATCTCAGCGCCTCCGCCACTTCATCCAGTGACAGTAATGGACCCGCCCTGGACGAGGCCAGGGCTGTAGCACTGCACAAACCA ATGACTTTCCAGCAGATCTGCAAAGATGTTCATACAGTCAAAACCAATGGACAACAAGTTTTTATTGAGTCACGCAACAGGCCGCCACCAAGAAAAAACACCAGCATAG GAGTGGCTAGTAACCTCCGAGCGATCAGCAGTGACCCGGTAAGAGGACTGATCACCGACATGGCCAAACCTCCCAAAGCCCtggctcctgctcctctggtgCAGAAAGAAGCCACCACAGGCTACTCGTATCAGCAGATCAACTGTTTGGACAGCATCATCAG GTACTTGGAGAGCTGTAACATTCCCAACACAGTAAAAAGAAAGTGTGGTTCTTCCTCTTGCACGGCATCCTCAACTTCTGATGACGACAAACAGCAAGAAGCCAGTGGCACCAATAAAG GTGGTTCGGTCAGCCTTGTAGGGGAGCCCTCCTCACTTCCGCCGCTGACCTTAGCCACAAAAGCAGAGAGTGTAGCGTCAGTCACATCGCAGTGTAGCTTCAGCAGCACCATCGTCCATGTGGGAGACAAAAAGCCTCCTGAATCTG ATATCGTCATGGAGGAGGCTCCGACCACTCCCACTCtggctgttcctagtactgtccctactcctcctcctgctaCTGTCTCTACTCCTCCTAGCAGCAGCATCATTGCTCCCCCATCTCTGCCTCCCCCTCCCCCGCCACCCCTCCCTCAGGCCACGCAGTCAGAGCGGGACACCCGGAGGAGTGGCAGCGGGGGCCGCCTGGGGCTCACTAAGGAGGTGCTGTCTGCACACAcccagcaggaggagcaggcctTTCTGGATCGCTTTAAGGACCTCAGCAAACTTCGAGTGTTCGACCAGACCACCTCTTCCACTGTGCACTGTCCCACCCCTGCAATTAACCCCTTGTCCAGAG GTGTGCGCTGTTCCCGTGACTACCCAGCTGCAGGAAACAGCACAGGTCGTCGGGGTCGTGGGGGCAAGAGGCTGAAACATCAGGAGTCATCAGAGCAGCACAGCTCTATGTGCAGCCGCAGAGACCCCCGGGCCACCACCATGCCAATGCCTCTGCCCATGAACATGCCCCTTGGCCCCCCCACCACGTCCTCCTCCTGGCCTTCTGTGGGCTCACAGGCCAGCATCCCCTCTGCCCCTTTCCCCCCTGGGATGCTTCCAGTCTACCCTCTGTATCCGCCACTCACGCAGCCGCTATCTGTCCCAGATCCAACTAGATTCCCCCCGGCTCAGATGGTTCCACCCATGATGGCCCTGGTtctgccaaactacatgttccCTCAGATGGGAGCCCCCATGTCCCAGCCAGGGGCCACAGGACACTTTTTTAATCCCAACTTTGCGTATCCAGGCACCGCTCCAGTTACTGGACCAAGTGTTGTGTCTAACCCTGTTCCAATTTCTAACCCTGTTCCTATTCCGGGCACTGGTGCCCCGTCTCGTAGCAGTACCCCCCAGTCCTACAGCCACACCCCTGCTGACCGCGAGGGGGCCGAGTCCCCTCTCTTCCAGTCTCGCTGTTCATCCCCCCTCAACCTATTGCAGCTAGAAGAATCCCCCAGTAACAGGCTGGAGGTGGCCACCGCTCTTGGAGCGTCACAGCAAACCACACCCTCTGCACAAGGCGGGACACCTGGAGCACAGAGCGTATCCAATCAAAGGGGTGCTGATGACACCTCTAAAGAAAATGAAAAC GGTGAGGCCAACGAGTCAAACCATGATGCCGATGCCATGTCAACCTCCAGTGACCTTCTGGACCTGCTGCTGCAGGAGGACTCTCGCTCAGGGACGGGCTCAGCCGCCTCAGGCTCTGGCTCCTCAGGCTCAGGCTCTGGCTCTAATGGCTGCAGCTCGTCTGGCACTGGCTGCACCA GCAGCAGCCAGGGCAGCCACACCAGCAAATATTTTGGGAGCATTGACTCCTCTGAGAATGATCACTCTCGCAAacagccagcagggggcagcagtagTGCAGGGGGAGATGGTGGAGAAGAGCAGTTCATTAAGTGTGTCCTGCAAGACCCAATCTGGCTGCTCATGGCCAACACAGATGACAAGGTCATGATGACGTACCAGCTGCCTATCAG agacagggagagtgtGCTGCGTGAAGACCGCGAGGCTCTCAGAAACATGCAGAAACAGCAGCCTCGTTTCACcgaagagcagaagagagagctGAGCCAAGTGCACCCCTGGATCCGCACAGGACGCCTGCCGCGCGCCATCAACATCCCA GCCTGCACCGGCTGTAAGTCTCCCCCCTGTGTGCTCCCCACTCAGCCTTATGATGTGGAGATCCATGAGATGGAGCTGTGCAGCGTGCTCAAGTCTGAGGAGTGTGATCCTGGAAAAGACAAGGAAAATATAGAGACAATCATGGACGAGCCTCACCCAGAAGAagatgaggatgaagaggagaaagCTGACAAATCACCAGCAGAAACGGCAAAGCAGCACAGGACTAACTCCCACAGCAGTGAGGAGAACAGTGCTCCTGCTGAGTCTCACATGGCCCTATAG
- the cenpn gene encoding centromere protein N has product MDDIAQSLLKRLVRRIPRQMLQPTLEKWGRLQKAQLESMDFTLSKYALTEKLLSICEENDWSTKHITELELLYIIDNPNVGMWHAYQLLDPEDDAHTVELMQFKEQFKSHLTELIQNVSIKIKKHTDEAVWIRLAWGESFSQPNHFKPTYVVHYLQSPYVFMTSLKSKHRPLLDQALVLATRCQSIKDANLSGRKLIAIRDLLMKQYEQVFPSKFPRHIPENNENARNPLIEQEQSALSSNRLQMACEAFGGGKLPEIQSAVYRLKTKFRGHAKNMAQRKEPFKCVVKFSSTNLLESLRSCASSGIASTPVTPLLSSIPLKGRNYFVITDNGPGSSQTLHQQK; this is encoded by the exons ATGGATGACATTGCACAGTCTTTGCTGAAGAGACTTGTTAGACGGATACCAAGACAAATGCTTCAACCTACGCTCGAAAAATGGGGTCGTTTACAGAAAGCGCAGCTGGAGTCCATGGATTTTACCTTGTCAAAGTATGCTTTAACAGAAAAACTACTTTCAATCTGTGAG gAAAATGACTGGAGTACTAAACATATAACAGAATTGGAGTTATTGT ACATAATTGACAACCCAAATGTGGGGATGTGGCATGCCTACCAACTTCTTGACCCAGAAG ACGATGCCCACACTGTTGAATTAATGCAGTTTAAAGAACAATTTAAATCACACCTCACTGAACTTATACAAAAT GTGTCCATCAAAATAAAGAAGCACACAGATGAAGCAGTATGGATCCGGCTTGCGTGGGGTGAAAGTTTTTCCCAGCCCAATCATTTTAAACCCACATATGTCGTACACTATCTCCAATCTCCTTATGTTTTCATGACCAGCCTAAAGTCAAAACATAGGCCTTTGTTAGACCag GCTTTGGTACTTGCCACTAGATGCCAGTCTATAAAGGATGCTAATCTCAGTGGGCGCAAGCTCATTGCCATCAGGGATTTGCTCATGAAACAATATGAACAG GTGTTTCCGTCCAAATTTCCGAGACACATTccagaaaacaatgaaaatgcCAGAA ACCCACTGATTGAACAAGAACAATCTGCGCTGTCTTCAAACCGACTTCAAATGGCTTGTGAGGCATTTGGTGGGGGCAAGTTACCAGAAATACAGTCTGCAGTTTACAGG CTGAAGACTAAATTCAGAGGACACGCAAAGAACATGGCACAGCGTAAAGAGCCCTTCAAATGTGTTGTCAAATTTTCAAGCACCAACTTACTGGAGTCTTTGAGAAGCTGTGCATCTTCAG GAATTGCTTCAACGCCTGTCACACCTCTGCTGTCATCTATTCCACTCAAAGGAAGGAACTACTTTGTCATCACTGATAACGGCCCTGGCTCTTCACAGACACTACACCAACAGAAATga